The following DNA comes from Sphingomonas flavescens.
GAGCGGCGGCATGAACAGCCACTGCGTCCGGCACCAGCTTGGCGCGTTGGCGTTGAAGCTGCGCGGCTCGACTGGCCGACTGGCCACCAGCGGCCCTTTGCTGAACAGGAGCCCGTTGATCACGTCATAGGCCTCGTCGACAGCGCCCATCTGCGCCAATGCCATCGCCGCATATGCAGCCTGACCTGGATATGCTCGTGCTGCCGCCAAATTGGCTGTTGTCGCCGCGGCCACGTTGGCGGGCGTAGGATGCGCGAACGCATCCAAGGTGGGCGCCCATTGGGCAGGCTTGACCGGATGCGAGTTTCCGAGCGGCCCGGTTTTGTCGTTCATCATCGCGGCGGCTGCGCCCGTCCGGCCGCTGAACGCCAGGATCATGAACCGCGCATTCCAGACCAGCGAATGGCGCGGCCACAGAGGGATCAGCCGCTCGGACAAGCGAAGCGCGTCGTCGGTTCGGCCCCCGGTCCAAAGCCGCAGCGCGCGGCGCCAATGCGGGGTTGGCGAGCTCGGCGCGATCGCCGCGGCCTGTTCGTTGAAGATCCATGCCTGGGACAAAATTCCGGCGGCCTGAAAGAGGGACGATAGCGCACCGACGATATGGAAGTTGGTGGGAGCATCACGCCGAAGCGCCTGCAGCCCAGCCTCCGTTTGCGACCAATCGAGGCTGCCCGCCTGCATATCGAGCATTGCAAGCCGAGCGTGGGGTTCGCGACGATCCAGGCGAAGCGCCGCGCGCGCCTGCTGATCCGCGTCGCGCAAGGCGTCAGCAGCATTGGGACCGCCATTGAACGCCTGCGTCTCGTTCGCCAAGGCGGACAGGCCGAGCGCCCGGACGTTCGCGGGCTCCAGCGCAAGCGCCTGCTGCAAGGGCGGCAAGGCTTCACCCGCCAGCATCGGGGCGGCGTCGCGCAGCAACGTGTCGCCGCGATCGACGAGACGCGTCGCCCGTTGCGCCTTGTTCTCGCGAGAAATCCAAAGCCCGGCACCGCCCGCGCCAACCGCCAGGGCGGCTGCGCTTCCCGCCAGCACCGAACGACGCGTGATCGCGGGTTGCTCTTCGTCTTTCGTAGGCTCAGCGATGAGGCGGTAGCCGGTGCGAGGAACGGTCTCGATGACCACCTCGCCGCTGCTTGTCCGCTCCAGGACCTTGCGCAGTTCGGCGACGAGCCGATTGAGACTGGCGTCACCGACCTGCGCATTGCCCCACAGATGGCTGAAGAGCTCCCGCCGCTGCACCACTTCACCTGCGCGGTCAGCGAGACGAAGAAGCAATTGCATGACAAGCGGCTCGACCGCTTCGTCCCCGCCTTTCCCGCACACATGGCGGCGATCAGGATCGATCGTCAGCCCGGCAACACAAAGCGGGAAGTTTGCTGGAGCGTTCACGACACTCGGCCCCCTGATCAGCCCATCATCGTTTTCTGATCATGGGCCAATCGGGGCAAACCGCCAAGTCCCCGGATGCGGCGGGGAAGCGTGTTAGGCGGGCGTAACCTCACCGGCGCCAGTGCCCGCATCGTCGCCGGCATCGGGACGCTTGTCGAAGACGACGTCGATGAGACCGAACGCCTTGGCTTCGTCCGCCTCCAGGAACTTGTCGCGGTCCATCGCCTTCTCGATCTCCTCGAGCGGCTGGCCGGTGTACTTGGCATAAAGCTCGTTGAGGCGCTGGCGCATGCGGAGAATCTCGCGCGCCTGGATCTCGATGTCCGCGGCCATGCCCTGGGCACCGCCGGAGGGCTGGTGAATCATGATTCGGCTATTGGTCAGCGCGACGCGCATGCCGGGCTCGCCAGCGGCGAGCAGGAAGCTGCCCATCGAGGC
Coding sequences within:
- a CDS encoding winged helix-turn-helix domain-containing protein; this encodes MNAPANFPLCVAGLTIDPDRRHVCGKGGDEAVEPLVMQLLLRLADRAGEVVQRRELFSHLWGNAQVGDASLNRLVAELRKVLERTSSGEVVIETVPRTGYRLIAEPTKDEEQPAITRRSVLAGSAAALAVGAGGAGLWISRENKAQRATRLVDRGDTLLRDAAPMLAGEALPPLQQALALEPANVRALGLSALANETQAFNGGPNAADALRDADQQARAALRLDRREPHARLAMLDMQAGSLDWSQTEAGLQALRRDAPTNFHIVGALSSLFQAAGILSQAWIFNEQAAAIAPSSPTPHWRRALRLWTGGRTDDALRLSERLIPLWPRHSLVWNARFMILAFSGRTGAAAAMMNDKTGPLGNSHPVKPAQWAPTLDAFAHPTPANVAAATTANLAAARAYPGQAAYAAMALAQMGAVDEAYDVINGLLFSKGPLVASRPVEPRSFNANAPSWCRTQWLFMPPLASVRQDRRFAALCDELGLTTYWQQRGAGPNTTIPSS
- the clpP gene encoding ATP-dependent Clp endopeptidase proteolytic subunit ClpP: MIDHQDIVSQLVPIVIEQSNRGERSFDIYSRLLRERIVFITGPIEDHMASLITAQLLFLESENPKKDIFMYINSPGGVVTAGLAIHDTMQYIRPKISTVCIGQAASMGSFLLAAGEPGMRVALTNSRIMIHQPSGGAQGMAADIEIQAREILRMRQRLNELYAKYTGQPLEEIEKAMDRDKFLEADEAKAFGLIDVVFDKRPDAGDDAGTGAGEVTPA